The Amycolatopsis japonica nucleotide sequence GCTCAGGAGTTACGGTGCCGGCTTGCGTCTGATCGCGATGACGACGGTGTCGTCTGCGTGCAGGACGATGTCGTGCATCTCGGTGGCGAGAGCACCGGGGATGGTCGCCGTGGATTCTCCGGCGTGGCGGCGTGCCGCGGCCAGCAGCCGGCCTTCGCCTTCCTGATGGTTCTTGCGGCTTTCGGTCAAGCCGTCGGTGTACAGGAGGAGCAGGTCGCCCGCGGCGAGGGTGCGGCCGACCAGGCTTCCGTTGCCAGGGTCGGGAAATCCGATACCTCTCCCGACGATGGAAGGCACCAGGAGCTCGGTGTCGCCCGCGGCGGTGACGAGGACCGGGCGCGGATGGCTGCCGTTGGCGACGGTGACGTCGCCGGTCACCGGGTCGAGCCGGGCGAGCAGCACGGTCGCCATCAGGCCGGGCTCGATGGTCGCCAAAGTGCCGGCGGCGCGGGCGATCAGGTCGTGGAGGGGATGGCCTTCCAGCGCCAGCGTGCGGATGGCGTGGGTGACGGTCAGTGCGTGCCGGGTCGAGGTGACGCCGTGGCCGACGGCGTCGACGAGGGTGATGTGCACGGTCCCGTCGGGCAGCACGAACCAGTCGTAGAGATCGCCGCCGGTCGGGGAATCCGGTTCGCTGGGCGCGTAGTGCACGGCCAGGTCGAAAGCGTCCACGTGTGGTGGCGGCGGGCGCAGCGCGTCTTCGAGTTCGCGGAAGATCACCGCGTGGGCCTGCCGGAGTCGTTCGTCCCGTTCCTCGAGTTCGACGTACATGGCGAGCACGCCGCTGTTGGTTTCGGCGAGTTCGTGTTTGAGTTCGCGCTGCTCCTGGGTGAGGGTGTCGGCTCGGGCGATGAGCGCGAGCATTTCCTCGCGGGTGGCCAGTTCGTCGTCGACGGGAACCGTCGCCGCGTCGTGGACGGCGGGGAGGTGCCAGGTGAGGACCGCGCTGTCGCCGGCGTCGGGCAGCAGA carries:
- a CDS encoding PP2C family protein-serine/threonine phosphatase, with translation MTRSPIARLRHRLREACAAAGVTTDDRAKLVLAVTLLAERAEHPPELSTHAGNGRLAVTLRLPGLVGQDHRNALPLLPDAGDSAVLTWHLPAVHDAATVPVDDELATREEMLALIARADTLTQEQRELKHELAETNSGVLAMYVELEERDERLRQAHAVIFRELEDALRPPPPHVDAFDLAVHYAPSEPDSPTGGDLYDWFVLPDGTVHITLVDAVGHGVTSTRHALTVTHAIRTLALEGHPLHDLIARAAGTLATIEPGLMATVLLARLDPVTGDVTVANGSHPRPVLVTAAGDTELLVPSIVGRGIGFPDPGNGSLVGRTLAAGDLLLLYTDGLTESRKNHQEGEGRLLAAARRHAGESTATIPGALATEMHDIVLHADDTVVIAIRRKPAP